From a single Anaerolineaceae bacterium oral taxon 439 genomic region:
- a CDS encoding sugar-binding protein, with protein MKKSLVLMLAVLALVSLVSGVAAADVTLVMGSWRADDVDAMNELFAAYEAASGVKIEFKPTNPTDYNATLRTQLEAGTAPDLMYARSYATGADLYKSGFFAKVNDLKGLDTAFSLDYLAPWTADGDVFAVPIQAVNAAVYYNKDIFAELGLEIPTTFEELLDVAQKLQDAGYVPFANGIADNWDVLECLFLGMVPSWIGGSDVRAQYENGEKPMNDEAWVKAYADLAKLAPFFPKGFESVTYNDSQALFATGKAAMFVDGSWNISVYDDADFDLGFFAIPAPAGMETRMQFHPDAAIAMNPATKYPEEAQAFLEWLCSQDGTDTLAKYLPAGFFPYTLNKVELGDARAKEMLALGDGKENDARFVWPKMIDLYTPMLEACNGVLKGSMEPQAAADSVQAAWEALTAK; from the coding sequence ATGAAAAAATCGTTAGTTTTGATGCTTGCTGTCTTAGCGCTCGTTTCGCTGGTATCAGGGGTTGCTGCCGCTGACGTTACGCTTGTCATGGGTTCATGGCGCGCGGACGATGTCGACGCGATGAACGAGCTGTTCGCCGCGTATGAAGCTGCGTCAGGCGTGAAAATTGAATTCAAGCCGACCAACCCGACGGACTACAACGCGACTTTACGCACGCAGCTGGAAGCCGGGACCGCGCCGGATCTGATGTACGCTCGTTCTTACGCGACCGGCGCCGATCTTTACAAAAGCGGATTTTTCGCGAAAGTGAATGATCTGAAGGGATTGGACACGGCGTTTTCGCTCGACTATCTTGCCCCCTGGACGGCTGACGGGGACGTTTTCGCGGTTCCGATTCAGGCCGTCAACGCCGCGGTTTATTATAATAAAGACATTTTTGCCGAACTTGGACTGGAAATTCCGACGACGTTTGAAGAGCTTCTTGACGTCGCTCAGAAGCTCCAGGACGCCGGTTACGTTCCGTTCGCCAACGGTATCGCCGATAACTGGGATGTTCTCGAATGCCTGTTCTTAGGCATGGTTCCGAGTTGGATCGGCGGGTCGGACGTCCGCGCGCAATACGAAAACGGTGAAAAGCCGATGAACGATGAGGCCTGGGTAAAGGCCTACGCCGATCTTGCGAAGCTCGCTCCGTTCTTCCCGAAGGGTTTTGAGTCCGTTACCTATAACGACAGCCAGGCGCTGTTTGCGACGGGAAAAGCGGCGATGTTCGTCGACGGTTCCTGGAATATCAGTGTTTATGACGATGCTGATTTTGATCTCGGCTTCTTCGCGATCCCGGCGCCTGCGGGAATGGAGACGCGGATGCAGTTCCATCCGGACGCCGCTATCGCGATGAACCCGGCGACGAAATACCCCGAAGAAGCGCAGGCTTTCCTTGAATGGCTCTGCTCTCAGGATGGGACGGATACCCTCGCGAAATACCTGCCTGCCGGTTTCTTCCCTTACACGCTGAATAAGGTCGAGCTTGGCGATGCTCGCGCGAAAGAAATGCTTGCGCTCGGCGACGGAAAAGAGAACGACGCCCGTTTCGTCTGGCCGAAGATGATCGACCTGTATACCCCGATGCTGGAAGCCTGCAACGGCGTTTTGAAAGGTTCGATGGAGCCTCAGGCCGCGGCTGACAGCGTCCAGGCCGCCTGGGAAGCGCTGACGGCGAAGTAA
- a CDS encoding ABC transporter permease, with the protein MIYLLPGILIYIFFMAWPLIDSIRVSFYQTNDGIRQFVGFSNYITLFTDPILKERFWGAFRHTWIFFAIHMCVQNVLGMLFATILTNKTMRGVRGYQTILFLPVTLSILVTGYLWKLLLNPVWTGSVFEKMGLGFLSQPYLGMENIALPVISLVSCWQWVGIPTMMFFAALQGISEEVIEAASLEGCSGWQMFRFIQLPLIMPIVGIIAILTFVNNFNAFDVIYAMEGPNGPPNYSTDIIGTFFYRLGIAGEHPVAIPNPGLGATLATVIFIMLTIFVVPTLIKTQREA; encoded by the coding sequence ATGATTTATTTGCTGCCGGGGATACTGATTTATATCTTTTTCATGGCATGGCCGTTGATCGATTCGATTCGGGTTTCGTTTTATCAGACGAACGATGGGATCCGCCAATTCGTGGGTTTTTCGAACTATATAACGCTTTTTACCGATCCGATCCTGAAGGAGAGGTTCTGGGGCGCGTTCAGGCATACCTGGATCTTTTTCGCGATTCATATGTGCGTCCAGAACGTTCTGGGAATGTTATTTGCGACGATCCTGACGAACAAGACGATGCGCGGGGTTCGAGGGTATCAGACTATCCTGTTCCTGCCGGTTACGTTGTCGATTCTGGTTACCGGCTATCTTTGGAAGCTGCTGCTGAACCCGGTTTGGACCGGCTCAGTTTTTGAAAAAATGGGGCTCGGATTTCTTTCTCAACCGTATCTGGGGATGGAAAATATTGCGCTTCCGGTTATTTCGCTGGTCAGCTGCTGGCAGTGGGTCGGAATTCCGACGATGATGTTCTTCGCCGCGCTTCAAGGCATATCCGAGGAGGTTATTGAGGCCGCTTCGCTCGAAGGGTGCAGCGGGTGGCAGATGTTCCGGTTTATTCAGCTGCCGCTGATCATGCCGATTGTCGGGATTATCGCGATCCTGACGTTCGTTAATAACTTTAACGCTTTTGACGTCATTTACGCGATGGAGGGCCCGAACGGTCCGCCGAATTATTCAACCGATATTATTGGTACTTTCTTCTATCGTTTAGGGATTGCTGGCGAACATCCGGTCGCGATCCCGAATCCGGGGTTGGGCGCGACGCTGGCGACGGTTATTTTTATTATGCTGACGATTTTCGTCGTTCCGACGTTGATCAAGACGCAAAGGGAGGCATGA
- a CDS encoding ABC transporter permease yields MKIFKSQRVQNMHIPSHIVLVVWSFIVLFPIYIMIINSFKTKFSIYDNPFGLPEKWNLKNYQYVFTNSDFMGYFMNSILVVVISLALTLALGAFAAYALANWKGKASNLVFFFIVAGMMLPIRIASIRLIQIVKALGLLNTIWGLIPIYVAMGFPVSVFIMTAFIRSVPGELTESAFIDGAGRLKIFFVIIMPLLKPAMATVAIYNLVPFWNDLWFPLLFITDEKSKTLLLGVTRLFGQYQTDWSRVLAVLTLSALPVIILYLLMSSQFIKGLTAGAIKG; encoded by the coding sequence ATGAAAATCTTTAAATCACAACGTGTGCAGAACATGCATATTCCGTCGCATATTGTATTGGTCGTCTGGTCTTTTATCGTTCTGTTCCCGATTTATATCATGATCATTAATTCGTTCAAAACGAAATTTTCGATCTATGATAATCCTTTCGGGCTGCCGGAGAAATGGAATCTCAAGAATTATCAATACGTTTTCACGAACAGCGACTTCATGGGTTATTTTATGAACTCTATTCTGGTCGTTGTCATTTCGCTGGCGTTAACGCTGGCGCTCGGCGCGTTCGCGGCTTACGCCCTGGCGAATTGGAAAGGGAAGGCTTCGAATCTGGTCTTCTTCTTTATCGTCGCCGGTATGATGCTGCCGATCCGGATCGCCTCGATCCGGCTGATCCAGATTGTGAAAGCGCTTGGCCTGCTGAATACGATCTGGGGCCTGATCCCGATTTATGTCGCGATGGGGTTTCCGGTTTCGGTCTTTATCATGACGGCGTTTATCCGGTCGGTCCCGGGAGAATTGACGGAATCGGCGTTTATCGACGGGGCCGGAAGGCTGAAGATCTTCTTTGTCATTATTATGCCGCTGCTGAAACCGGCGATGGCGACGGTCGCGATTTATAATCTTGTCCCGTTTTGGAACGATCTTTGGTTCCCGCTGTTATTTATCACGGATGAGAAATCGAAGACGTTGTTGCTCGGCGTGACGCGTCTTTTCGGACAGTATCAAACGGATTGGAGCCGCGTCCTGGCGGTTCTGACGCTTTCAGCGCTGCCGGTCATCATTCTTTATTTGCTGATGTCGTCCCAGTTTATCAAAGGTCTGACCGCGGGAGCGATTAAGGGGTAA
- a CDS encoding glutaminyl-tRNA synthase (glutamine-hydrolyzing) subunit A, translating into MTDLTHLTALEQAKLIRDRKISAVELLDATLAQVRKVDGRRGQVGATETAEDLEKVHAFILLTEREAREKASEVDRRIAAGEAVGPLAGVPYSAKDVFCTKGIQTTAAAKILDGWKPPYNSTVIEKMDQADAVLFGKVNLDEFTFGGSNETTAFKPTVRNPWDFTRVPGGSSGGSAAAVAADEGAISLGTDTGGSIREPAAFTGTVGLKPTYGRVSRYGVIPFASSMDTIGPLARSVADAAIVLREISGADPKDGVTGRVAIDDYLAEMVKGVKGMRIGISPDYLEITHIDANGEYAGAPIDSDVLSTFNQAVEIFRALGAEIIEDVPMKNTKYSVPAYFAISRIEAYSNLQRYDGLRFGVPTKRSVADMYDLYYKTRGEGFGYQTKLRLLTGIFISQEKFYEKYYRRAQQARGLLRADFDHAFDPDGKYRLDVLLTPSTPSPAFEFGGATAKDSLLMQFADQFTSPMNFAGTPGISFPAGLSKEGLPIGLQAAGYDYCESKILRAAYAFERATADEEWRSVKPMALR; encoded by the coding sequence ATGACAGATTTAACTCATTTAACCGCCCTTGAACAGGCAAAATTGATTCGGGACCGCAAGATCAGCGCCGTCGAGCTTCTGGACGCGACGCTCGCGCAGGTCAGGAAGGTTGACGGCCGCCGGGGACAGGTCGGCGCGACGGAGACGGCCGAGGACCTGGAAAAGGTTCATGCGTTTATCCTGCTGACCGAGCGGGAGGCGCGCGAGAAGGCCTCGGAGGTTGACCGGCGGATCGCCGCCGGCGAAGCGGTCGGTCCGCTGGCGGGCGTTCCGTATTCGGCGAAGGACGTATTCTGTACGAAGGGAATCCAGACGACGGCCGCGGCGAAAATCCTGGACGGATGGAAGCCGCCGTATAATTCGACCGTGATCGAGAAGATGGATCAGGCTGACGCGGTCCTGTTCGGTAAGGTCAACTTAGACGAGTTTACGTTCGGCGGATCGAACGAAACGACGGCGTTTAAACCGACGGTCCGGAATCCATGGGACTTCACGCGCGTTCCCGGCGGTTCGTCGGGCGGATCGGCGGCGGCGGTTGCCGCGGACGAAGGGGCGATTTCCCTCGGGACGGATACCGGCGGCTCGATCCGCGAGCCCGCGGCGTTTACCGGCACGGTCGGATTGAAGCCGACGTATGGACGCGTATCGCGCTATGGCGTTATTCCGTTCGCTTCCTCGATGGACACAATCGGGCCATTGGCGAGGTCGGTTGCTGACGCGGCGATCGTCCTGCGCGAGATTTCCGGCGCGGATCCGAAAGACGGTGTGACCGGTCGGGTTGCGATCGACGATTATTTAGCTGAAATGGTCAAAGGGGTCAAGGGAATGCGGATCGGGATTTCTCCCGATTATCTTGAAATTACGCATATCGACGCAAACGGCGAGTACGCCGGGGCGCCGATTGATTCGGACGTCCTTTCCACGTTCAATCAGGCGGTTGAAATATTCCGCGCGCTTGGGGCTGAAATTATTGAGGACGTGCCGATGAAGAATACGAAGTATTCGGTTCCGGCGTATTTCGCGATCAGCCGGATCGAAGCGTATTCGAATCTCCAGCGCTACGACGGCCTTCGCTTCGGCGTCCCGACGAAAAGAAGCGTTGCAGATATGTACGATTTGTACTATAAGACGCGCGGCGAAGGGTTCGGGTACCAGACGAAATTGCGTCTCCTGACAGGAATTTTTATCTCTCAGGAGAAATTTTACGAGAAATATTATCGCAGGGCGCAACAGGCCCGCGGCCTGCTGCGCGCCGATTTTGATCATGCGTTTGATCCGGACGGAAAGTATCGCCTGGATGTGCTGCTGACGCCGTCGACGCCGTCGCCGGCGTTTGAGTTCGGCGGCGCGACCGCGAAGGATTCGCTGCTGATGCAGTTCGCCGATCAGTTTACCTCGCCGATGAATTTCGCCGGGACGCCGGGGATCAGCTTCCCCGCCGGCCTGTCGAAGGAAGGGCTGCCGATCGGGCTTCAGGCGGCTGGTTACGATTATTGCGAATCGAAGATTCTCCGCGCGGCGTACGCGTTTGAGCGGGCGACTGCTGATGAAGAATGGCGATCGGTAAAGCCGATGGCCTTACGATAG
- a CDS encoding glutaminyl-tRNA synthase (glutamine-hydrolyzing) subunit B, whose product MATEYEVTIGLETHIQLNTVTKAFCGCKADSWNDAPNTNICPTCAGLPGSLPATNQAMVEKGLRLCLAMNSEVNLTSLFDRKNYMYADLPSGYQVTQDTRPIGVGGYLDFNMDDGREIRVHIHNLHMEEDAGKTKNEGGVRLIDMNRCGVPLIEMVTMPDLHSADEAATYLMKLRQLLRWIGVSEANMERAHLRCDANVSIAPKGSKELGKRCEIKNINSIEAVRSAITNEVQRQIREVEAGNKIEQWTIEWDNDAQVLRKMRSKETAADYRYFHEPNLMPVVISPEFYEEVRKSMPELPRAKRARFMDELGLPAYDASILTADRETSEFFETACGLYGGDTKRVSNWMMNEVLRVVNEKGVSLAELPIRAEDLVEIIKLVDAKTINTSTGKSLVDKVLETGKKPGDIVRELGLGLVSDEGAIREVCRKIVDGNPKEVAAYRGGKETLIGWFVGQVMKEMRGKADPEMAKAILSELLRG is encoded by the coding sequence ATGGCGACTGAATACGAAGTAACGATCGGACTCGAGACGCATATCCAGCTGAATACGGTCACGAAAGCGTTTTGCGGTTGTAAAGCGGATAGTTGGAACGACGCTCCGAATACGAATATCTGCCCGACCTGCGCCGGGCTTCCCGGATCGCTTCCGGCGACGAATCAGGCGATGGTTGAAAAGGGGCTGCGCCTCTGTCTGGCGATGAATTCCGAGGTGAACCTGACGTCTCTGTTTGATCGGAAGAATTATATGTACGCTGACCTTCCTTCGGGATATCAGGTTACGCAGGATACGCGGCCGATTGGCGTCGGCGGTTATCTTGACTTCAATATGGACGACGGGCGGGAAATTCGCGTTCATATTCATAACCTGCATATGGAAGAGGACGCGGGAAAGACGAAGAACGAGGGCGGCGTTCGCCTGATCGATATGAATCGCTGCGGCGTGCCGCTGATCGAGATGGTGACGATGCCGGATCTGCATTCGGCGGACGAGGCGGCGACGTACCTGATGAAGCTGCGGCAGCTGCTGCGCTGGATCGGGGTTTCCGAAGCCAATATGGAGCGCGCCCATTTACGCTGCGACGCGAACGTATCGATCGCGCCGAAGGGGTCGAAGGAATTGGGGAAGCGCTGCGAAATTAAGAATATCAACTCGATCGAAGCGGTCCGGTCCGCGATCACGAACGAGGTCCAGCGGCAGATCCGGGAAGTTGAGGCCGGAAATAAGATCGAGCAGTGGACGATTGAATGGGATAACGACGCGCAGGTGCTGCGGAAGATGCGTTCCAAGGAAACCGCGGCGGACTATCGTTACTTCCATGAACCGAACCTGATGCCGGTTGTTATTTCGCCTGAGTTTTACGAAGAGGTCAGGAAAAGTATGCCCGAGCTTCCGCGCGCGAAACGGGCTCGCTTCATGGACGAGCTGGGGTTGCCGGCGTACGATGCGTCGATTCTGACCGCGGATCGCGAGACGTCCGAATTCTTCGAAACGGCGTGCGGGCTGTATGGCGGCGATACGAAGCGCGTCTCGAATTGGATGATGAACGAAGTGCTGCGCGTCGTTAACGAAAAGGGCGTTTCGCTGGCCGAGCTTCCGATTCGCGCTGAGGATCTCGTCGAGATTATCAAGCTCGTGGACGCGAAGACGATCAATACTTCAACCGGAAAATCGCTCGTCGATAAGGTTCTCGAAACCGGGAAAAAACCGGGCGATATCGTCAGGGAACTGGGCCTGGGGCTGGTCAGCGACGAAGGCGCGATCCGGGAGGTCTGCCGGAAGATTGTAGACGGGAACCCGAAGGAAGTCGCGGCTTATCGCGGCGGGAAAGAGACGCTGATTGGTTGGTTCGTGGGTCAGGTGATGAAGGAGATGC